A region from the Lentimonas sp. CC4 genome encodes:
- a CDS encoding prepilin-type N-terminal cleavage/methylation domain-containing protein — MYLARKYNRNSGFSLIEVMIGVAVFSIVLLAIPAALVANRKLNFRTDSQTRASMLVLAELEGLRTVEFSDVEDLVTNPRANVSDEHLGIQYLTVLEVAEGEDELEGMLDARVMVTWTQDGRRQEVVGRAFFTENGLSDKSHSDAN, encoded by the coding sequence ATGTATCTAGCACGTAAATATAATCGAAACTCTGGATTCAGCCTCATTGAGGTGATGATCGGTGTTGCTGTATTTTCGATTGTGCTACTGGCAATTCCCGCGGCTTTAGTTGCGAATCGTAAGCTGAACTTTAGAACTGATTCGCAAACGAGAGCCAGTATGTTAGTCTTGGCCGAGCTTGAGGGTTTACGAACGGTTGAGTTTAGCGATGTAGAGGACTTGGTGACGAACCCTCGCGCGAATGTATCCGATGAGCATCTTGGGATTCAGTATCTGACGGTGCTCGAAGTGGCCGAGGGTGAGGACGAGCTTGAGGGCATGTTGGATGCTAGGGTGATGGTGACTTGGACTCAGGATGGTCGGCGGCAAGAAGTGGTAGGCCGAGCATTTTTTACGGAGAACGGACTGTCCGATAAAAGCCATAGTGATGCGAATTAA
- a CDS encoding endonuclease/exonuclease/phosphatase family protein, protein MRILSYNIHGCIGSDGVESPQRILEVIQAVDADVVCLQEVHSDDALDRNFLQQLQTLAYSAVIYGKTMRKPSADYGNVLLLREPPDQLERIELPTQGGEPRGLIIADSMIDQSRYRILATHLDIIGNERKRQVQAVLDHLPSAESETRVILLGDLNEWFPYRGYFRHFVRQFDHISAIKTFPAKRSLFALDRIALRGRAERVSFHTVYTSLARVASDHKPLICDVVWEAGARDIAR, encoded by the coding sequence ATGCGTATTCTTAGTTACAATATTCATGGCTGTATCGGCAGCGACGGCGTCGAATCTCCGCAGCGAATTCTAGAGGTCATCCAAGCAGTCGATGCCGATGTTGTCTGCTTGCAAGAGGTGCACAGTGATGACGCACTTGACCGCAACTTTCTGCAGCAATTGCAAACGCTCGCATACTCGGCGGTGATCTATGGGAAAACAATGCGCAAGCCTTCCGCAGATTATGGAAATGTGCTGCTTCTGCGCGAACCGCCGGATCAGCTGGAGCGCATTGAATTGCCCACGCAAGGAGGGGAACCCCGTGGTTTGATCATCGCGGACAGTATGATCGACCAATCCCGCTATCGTATACTTGCCACGCATTTGGATATTATTGGAAATGAGCGCAAGCGGCAGGTGCAGGCCGTGTTAGATCATTTACCCAGTGCAGAGTCAGAGACACGTGTGATACTCCTTGGAGATCTCAACGAGTGGTTTCCGTATCGAGGCTATTTTCGACACTTTGTTCGTCAGTTTGATCATATATCGGCAATTAAAACCTTTCCGGCGAAGAGGAGCTTATTTGCACTCGATCGTATTGCCTTACGGGGACGTGCGGAACGTGTATCCTTTCATACAGTCTACACATCGCTGGCGCGTGTTGCATCTGACCATAAACCGCTGATATGCGATGTTGTTTGGGAAGCTGGGGCTCGCGATATCGCTCGATAG
- a CDS encoding prepilin-type N-terminal cleavage/methylation domain-containing protein gives MRINKQKSGFTLVELMVASAISLMVLTGLLGTVLTMGKTMKVSMDETSATSDNLKIQQILESELRGVSEVLTQTATDFMFVTTDIAGNTDTIIYTVSGSGDSLELKRNELTGANVAEVLLSAQDDGLSAVTFEYYTQMGTVAVTAAGTNAVKITLERSVDGHFSDISKDIDITMVMFRNKSYTNVE, from the coding sequence ATGCGAATTAATAAACAAAAATCAGGCTTCACTTTAGTCGAACTCATGGTTGCGTCCGCGATCAGCTTGATGGTTTTGACTGGTTTGTTGGGGACGGTGCTCACAATGGGCAAAACGATGAAAGTTTCGATGGATGAAACGTCGGCGACTAGCGATAATCTAAAAATTCAACAGATTCTTGAGAGTGAGTTAAGGGGCGTCTCTGAGGTTTTGACTCAAACCGCGACTGATTTTATGTTTGTGACAACCGACATCGCGGGGAACACGGATACAATAATATATACCGTTAGTGGTAGTGGGGATTCCCTTGAATTAAAGCGGAACGAGCTAACAGGAGCGAATGTGGCTGAGGTTCTTTTGTCGGCTCAAGATGACGGGCTCAGTGCTGTTACTTTTGAATACTATACTCAGATGGGAACTGTTGCCGTTACGGCTGCAGGCACCAATGCGGTTAAGATCACGCTCGAACGCTCAGTTGATGGCCATTTTAGCGACATCTCTAAGGACATCGATATTACTATGGTGATGTTCCGAAATAAATCTTACACGAACGTCGAATAA
- a CDS encoding TrkH family potassium uptake protein, translated as MNTAIIYKLLGMVLLALAGAFGLCVLAGFACGETYLDQSIQAFALSIGIALLLSALFLLLGRKGNAKLFRREALCTIGLSWLLATIVGSIPYILIVEDCSIADAIFESSSGLTTTGATAFPEFYEFPKSLLFWRSLSQWVGGLGVVVFFVAILSSLGAGAKILFSNESSGTSSDFDHGRIQSGAFYLMLYYLGLSFSCMLAYAIGGMNWFQAINHAMTTVATGGFSTEPISMEQFQSPVLEWISIVFMTLSGATFVFVIRILRGRSKGQHKNNEVYWYLGIIVGSTALLTLYLTELTGQLPDHDSIRAAAFQTVSIMTTTGYSTVNFDTWLPSAKMVLLILMVIGGCSGSTGGGVKVVRIVIATRTALRSIVQSFRPNITKPMRMGGKVISESAIQSVIVFLMLVAIIEIASMVFVSAIEPSLTFMEVFSCVQTTLFNVGPGFKSIGPAENFNFLHSTTKIFLSLLMILGRLEFYAVLVLFSPTVWKRYS; from the coding sequence GTGAATACCGCAATCATCTACAAGCTCTTAGGCATGGTGCTTCTGGCACTCGCTGGAGCATTTGGTCTCTGCGTTCTCGCGGGGTTCGCCTGCGGCGAAACTTATTTGGACCAGTCGATACAAGCCTTCGCCCTCTCAATCGGCATCGCGCTCTTACTCTCCGCACTCTTCCTGCTGCTCGGACGCAAAGGAAATGCGAAACTCTTTCGCCGAGAAGCGCTCTGCACCATCGGGCTGTCATGGCTACTCGCCACCATCGTCGGTTCGATTCCCTACATCTTGATTGTTGAGGACTGCAGCATCGCGGACGCAATTTTTGAAAGCTCTTCCGGCCTCACCACGACCGGAGCGACGGCCTTTCCTGAGTTTTACGAATTCCCGAAAAGCCTGTTGTTCTGGCGTTCGCTCAGTCAATGGGTCGGCGGCTTAGGGGTGGTCGTGTTCTTCGTTGCGATCCTGTCCTCCCTCGGCGCAGGTGCGAAGATTCTATTCAGTAACGAATCCTCCGGCACCTCCTCCGACTTTGACCATGGACGTATTCAGAGCGGTGCATTCTATTTGATGCTCTACTACCTAGGGCTCTCCTTTTCCTGTATGCTCGCCTATGCGATCGGCGGGATGAACTGGTTTCAAGCGATCAACCATGCCATGACTACCGTAGCGACGGGAGGGTTCAGCACCGAACCAATCAGTATGGAGCAATTCCAAAGCCCGGTATTGGAGTGGATCTCGATCGTATTCATGACACTCTCCGGCGCGACCTTCGTATTCGTCATCCGTATTTTACGAGGTCGCAGCAAGGGCCAGCACAAGAACAATGAGGTCTACTGGTATCTCGGCATCATAGTCGGCAGCACTGCGCTGCTGACCCTTTACCTTACCGAACTGACTGGCCAACTCCCCGACCACGACAGTATCCGTGCAGCCGCCTTTCAAACGGTCTCAATCATGACGACCACTGGATACTCGACAGTGAATTTTGATACTTGGCTACCATCGGCTAAAATGGTGCTCTTAATCTTGATGGTCATCGGCGGTTGCTCCGGATCCACAGGTGGAGGCGTCAAAGTCGTGCGTATCGTCATCGCCACCCGCACCGCGCTGCGCAGCATTGTGCAATCCTTCCGCCCCAACATCACGAAGCCCATGCGCATGGGTGGTAAAGTCATCAGCGAAAGCGCCATCCAAAGTGTCATCGTCTTCCTCATGCTAGTGGCTATAATCGAAATCGCCTCGATGGTTTTCGTATCTGCCATCGAGCCCTCACTCACTTTTATGGAAGTCTTTTCCTGTGTGCAGACCACCTTGTTCAATGTCGGCCCAGGATTCAAATCCATCGGACCAGCTGAAAACTTCAACTTCCTGCATAGCACCACCAAGATCTTCCTCTCTTTGCTGATGATTCTCGGTCGCCTCGAGTTCTACGCGGTTTTGGTGCTATTCTCACCGACAGTGTGGAAACGGTATTCTTAA
- a CDS encoding ferredoxin, translating to MAEIDEKWPENVKGKFYVDEQCIDCDLCRETAPDFFTRNEDGGYSFVHKQPESEEGIELCMEALEGCPVEAIGDDGEG from the coding sequence ATGGCAGAAATAGACGAAAAATGGCCGGAAAATGTGAAGGGCAAGTTCTATGTCGATGAGCAATGCATCGATTGTGACTTATGCCGCGAAACTGCTCCGGATTTCTTTACCCGTAACGAAGACGGAGGTTACTCCTTCGTGCACAAGCAACCGGAGTCTGAAGAAGGCATCGAGCTGTGCATGGAAGCCCTTGAAGGCTGCCCTGTCGAAGCGATTGGTGATGACGGCGAAGGCTAA
- a CDS encoding carboxy terminal-processing peptidase, whose protein sequence is MLKTITRLGGITLAAITLHGPVYGQLEQTKEMASQTRWVVNTINSRHYLRGTMEALDGKEMVEAFAESFDYGRMYFLQSEVDDFTFRFGDAMEDFLQKGNLYAAFEIYTAFQDDVSARTDWVYERLTQDFDFNTEESFAPDRREAEWPTSAAESADLWERRLKYELLNELLSLAGEEKEEEVEYGETQNPDLVKDNDDEAYDPTKVQRLLNDPEFMAETLDAAREKIRRRYERNLTYIVDREAAEVQESFINSMTQLFDPHSSFLSADTLESFNSAVQNSFVGIGALLQDDDGICTIKQILPGGPAEESGLLHDEDKILAVAQGEDGEFEDVVDMQLRYVVRKIKGEKDTIVRLLIRPGSAGDPSIRKEVSITRGEVKLTANLASAKLIHVPDADGDLIPVGVIELPSFYGNIGAGGTLTTTSDDVTELLQKLKAAGAQGIILDLRMNGGGLLSEAVRVAGLFIPVGPVVQVRNPDGRTDVLSDRDLDIQWEGPLIVLTSRFSASASEIVAGALQDHKRALIVGNTSTHGKGTVQEVYHMNTRPAFSWFQSAATPQTRPVASKITIKQFYLPGGSSTQLKGVPSDIALPSVNEFLPIGESDLPHALPWDSIPEVEWFNDWKKLNIASPEDPALKAALADQSQARQASLEEFAFLNEQIEWRRQRYDEKSISLNLEQRIARKIKDQTYIEAMDDSYEALRETNYAEEAIILKIAEEQEAESKQNLLDAEAAEVALAAEDPAGSRQTELGIESESTEEDEEDKPAFDIYLRESARIMADWIQIEAADKPAAMTINVMDPAEAL, encoded by the coding sequence ATGCTCAAAACCATCACTCGCCTCGGCGGTATTACCCTCGCCGCTATCACGCTCCACGGCCCAGTTTACGGACAGCTTGAGCAGACCAAAGAAATGGCGTCTCAAACACGCTGGGTAGTGAATACTATTAATTCGCGCCACTATCTTCGCGGCACAATGGAGGCGCTCGACGGCAAAGAGATGGTCGAGGCCTTCGCCGAATCATTTGACTACGGTCGCATGTATTTTCTACAAAGCGAAGTCGATGACTTCACCTTCCGCTTTGGCGATGCGATGGAAGACTTCCTCCAAAAAGGAAATCTCTACGCCGCCTTCGAAATCTACACCGCCTTTCAAGATGACGTCAGCGCCCGAACTGATTGGGTCTACGAGCGTCTAACCCAAGACTTTGACTTTAACACCGAAGAGAGCTTTGCTCCCGACCGCCGCGAAGCCGAATGGCCAACCAGTGCTGCCGAAAGCGCTGATCTTTGGGAGCGTCGCTTAAAATACGAACTGCTCAACGAACTCCTCTCACTCGCGGGTGAAGAGAAGGAAGAAGAAGTCGAATACGGCGAAACTCAGAACCCGGACCTCGTTAAGGATAATGACGACGAAGCCTATGACCCAACCAAGGTGCAACGCCTCCTCAATGATCCCGAGTTCATGGCTGAAACACTCGATGCCGCACGCGAAAAGATCCGCCGCCGCTACGAGCGCAACCTCACCTACATCGTCGACCGTGAAGCCGCCGAAGTTCAAGAGTCCTTCATCAACTCGATGACGCAACTCTTCGACCCACATTCCAGCTTCCTCTCTGCAGACACTCTCGAAAGCTTTAACTCTGCCGTGCAAAACTCCTTCGTTGGCATCGGTGCCCTCCTTCAAGACGACGACGGTATTTGCACCATCAAGCAGATACTGCCCGGCGGTCCTGCCGAAGAGTCCGGCCTACTCCACGACGAAGATAAGATCCTCGCAGTCGCTCAAGGTGAGGATGGCGAATTTGAAGACGTCGTCGACATGCAGCTCCGCTACGTCGTCCGCAAAATTAAAGGCGAAAAAGACACCATCGTGCGCCTGCTCATCCGCCCTGGCTCTGCAGGCGACCCATCGATTCGCAAAGAAGTCTCGATCACTCGTGGCGAAGTCAAACTGACGGCCAACCTCGCCTCCGCGAAATTGATCCATGTTCCCGATGCGGATGGTGATCTCATCCCTGTCGGCGTCATCGAGCTGCCTTCGTTCTACGGCAACATCGGTGCAGGCGGCACATTGACCACCACTTCTGACGATGTCACTGAGCTGCTCCAGAAGCTCAAAGCGGCAGGTGCCCAAGGCATCATCCTCGACCTTCGTATGAATGGTGGCGGCCTACTCAGCGAGGCAGTGCGCGTCGCAGGGCTCTTCATTCCCGTTGGCCCCGTCGTGCAAGTGCGCAATCCAGACGGCCGCACCGATGTCCTCTCTGACCGTGATCTCGACATACAGTGGGAAGGCCCGCTGATCGTCCTGACCTCCCGCTTCAGTGCTTCAGCCTCCGAGATCGTTGCCGGTGCACTGCAAGATCACAAGCGCGCCCTGATCGTCGGGAACACATCCACTCACGGTAAAGGCACCGTGCAGGAAGTTTACCACATGAACACCCGCCCAGCCTTCTCTTGGTTCCAAAGCGCAGCCACACCACAGACACGTCCCGTCGCTTCCAAGATCACGATCAAGCAGTTCTACCTCCCTGGCGGCAGCTCGACGCAGCTCAAAGGCGTGCCATCCGATATTGCACTGCCCTCTGTCAACGAGTTCCTACCGATCGGTGAATCCGATCTGCCACACGCCTTGCCTTGGGATTCGATCCCAGAAGTCGAGTGGTTCAACGACTGGAAGAAGCTTAACATTGCCAGCCCAGAAGACCCTGCACTCAAAGCCGCGCTCGCAGATCAAAGCCAGGCGCGCCAAGCATCACTGGAAGAGTTCGCATTCCTCAACGAACAGATCGAATGGCGCCGTCAGCGCTACGACGAGAAGTCGATTTCGCTGAACCTCGAACAACGCATCGCCCGTAAGATCAAAGATCAGACTTATATCGAAGCAATGGACGACTCTTACGAAGCGCTCCGTGAGACCAATTACGCCGAAGAAGCAATCATCCTCAAGATCGCCGAAGAGCAAGAAGCAGAATCCAAGCAGAACTTACTGGATGCTGAAGCTGCAGAAGTCGCCCTCGCAGCGGAAGATCCAGCCGGATCGCGACAGACAGAGCTCGGCATCGAAAGTGAAAGCACAGAGGAAGATGAAGAAGACAAGCCAGCCTTCGACATCTACCTACGTGAAAGCGCCCGTATCATGGCCGACTGGATTCAGATCGAAGCAGCTGATAAACCAGCAGCCATGACAATCAACGTCATGGATCCAGCCGAGGCGCTCTAA
- the trkA gene encoding Trk system potassium transporter TrkA: protein MKIIIVGAGEVGHNLCTTLSASGHDVTLIERSPLRCEKLDEEQNARIIQGNGSSARQLVEVDVAECDAFLAMTSDDRTNVISCSLAKGLGAKNTIARIHDETYSDNSVINYQLHFGIDLLVNPEAICAVELAKEIRGAGRVAVENFARGQIEVQQQRVAAGSRLIGKQLKDLKFDPRVRIGYIQRNGISEIASADSIMEEGDLVTHFGHPEALFAIRQKFDPKHKVDLSRVVLFGASETAINLIQLLTNPRFKIRVIEKNPEICRQLAERFPHITVINGDATSLRLLEEEQIGSADYFVGCTKDDEENILTCIQASKLGAKHVQLVINKGDYDELLGMLKTTLAIEVVVSPRRATADFMLRTLSTETVAMLAELPAAGGRILEVRISHSSPCVGRSVKDLQFPRGSLLVALQHKFKAKVPAADDIILAGDRVVVIVTNDQEKALLERLV, encoded by the coding sequence ATGAAAATCATCATCGTTGGCGCCGGCGAAGTCGGCCACAATCTTTGCACCACACTCTCTGCCTCTGGGCACGATGTGACCTTGATCGAACGCTCACCGCTACGCTGTGAGAAGCTCGATGAGGAGCAGAATGCACGTATCATTCAAGGTAACGGTAGTTCTGCGCGTCAACTGGTCGAAGTCGATGTGGCGGAGTGCGATGCCTTCCTCGCGATGACGAGTGACGACCGCACCAATGTGATCTCCTGCTCACTAGCCAAAGGGCTCGGCGCAAAGAACACCATCGCCCGCATCCACGACGAGACCTACAGTGACAATTCGGTAATCAACTACCAACTGCACTTCGGCATCGACCTGCTGGTCAATCCGGAAGCCATTTGCGCGGTTGAGCTGGCCAAGGAAATTCGCGGCGCTGGTCGTGTCGCGGTGGAAAACTTTGCCCGCGGCCAAATCGAAGTGCAGCAGCAACGCGTCGCAGCAGGCTCTCGCTTGATCGGGAAGCAGCTCAAAGACCTCAAATTCGACCCTCGAGTGCGCATTGGCTACATTCAACGCAACGGCATCAGCGAAATCGCCAGTGCCGATAGCATCATGGAAGAAGGCGATCTCGTCACCCACTTCGGCCATCCTGAAGCATTGTTCGCCATACGCCAAAAATTTGATCCAAAGCACAAAGTGGATCTCTCACGGGTCGTGCTCTTCGGAGCCAGCGAAACTGCGATTAATTTGATCCAATTACTCACGAATCCACGTTTCAAAATTCGCGTGATCGAGAAAAACCCCGAAATTTGCCGCCAGTTGGCAGAGCGTTTCCCACACATCACGGTTATTAACGGCGATGCCACCTCGCTGCGCTTGCTCGAAGAAGAGCAAATCGGCAGCGCCGACTATTTCGTGGGTTGCACAAAGGATGACGAGGAAAACATCCTCACCTGTATTCAAGCCTCCAAACTCGGCGCGAAGCACGTGCAACTGGTGATCAACAAGGGCGACTACGACGAACTGCTCGGCATGCTAAAGACGACCCTCGCCATCGAGGTGGTCGTCTCTCCGCGTCGTGCCACTGCCGACTTCATGCTCCGCACGCTCTCGACCGAAACAGTCGCCATGCTCGCCGAATTGCCCGCAGCAGGAGGCCGAATCCTCGAAGTGCGCATCAGTCACTCCAGCCCATGTGTCGGCCGCAGCGTCAAAGACCTGCAATTCCCGCGGGGTAGCCTACTGGTTGCGCTACAGCATAAATTCAAAGCGAAAGTGCCTGCCGCAGACGATATTATCCTCGCCGGTGACCGCGTCGTGGTGATCGTCACCAACGATCAGGAAAAAGCGCTCCTTGAACGCCTCGTCTAA
- a CDS encoding aldose epimerase has product METIDYNGVTLHRWNCGPSTFLARIEEGARLMNWNVQMSDGSVRDVIHWPENADFGNFAKVRGGNPILFPFAARSFHAGELGYWPDQHGTVRPMPMHGFTRNGAFAIVSINEQGFTAELKPTEADTEAYPYTYRFTVRYEFSDLSLKVTLALENLDTQPMLWSAGHHFYFTLPWREGSTRSDYRFKIPAKECYTQADDGSLVPVKRFNKESSFGKSENSDRIFTKLNGELITFGPNDGSEDIKMRILQNTETASPENAVVIWTEFKDSPFYCVEPWMGPPNSAEHGKGLHTVEPGKRSSFTVEISV; this is encoded by the coding sequence ATGGAAACGATTGATTATAACGGAGTCACACTGCATCGCTGGAATTGCGGCCCTTCGACCTTTCTTGCTCGTATCGAAGAAGGCGCGCGCTTGATGAATTGGAACGTGCAAATGTCGGATGGCAGCGTGCGCGACGTCATTCACTGGCCAGAAAATGCCGACTTCGGTAACTTTGCCAAGGTGCGCGGCGGCAATCCCATTCTCTTCCCGTTCGCTGCTCGCAGCTTCCATGCAGGCGAACTCGGCTACTGGCCAGACCAGCACGGCACAGTGCGTCCGATGCCCATGCATGGATTCACCCGCAATGGTGCATTCGCAATCGTCTCCATCAACGAGCAAGGCTTTACAGCAGAGCTGAAACCAACGGAGGCCGACACAGAAGCTTACCCCTACACTTACCGCTTTACCGTGCGCTACGAGTTTAGCGACTTATCGCTGAAAGTCACACTAGCGCTAGAGAATCTGGACACGCAGCCGATGCTCTGGTCAGCAGGGCACCACTTCTACTTCACGCTGCCTTGGCGTGAGGGATCGACGCGCTCGGACTACCGCTTCAAGATCCCAGCCAAAGAATGCTACACCCAGGCCGACGACGGCTCACTCGTGCCAGTCAAACGGTTTAACAAAGAAAGCTCGTTCGGCAAATCCGAGAACAGCGACCGCATCTTTACCAAATTGAACGGTGAACTCATTACATTTGGCCCCAACGACGGCAGCGAAGACATCAAGATGCGCATTTTGCAGAACACAGAGACCGCTTCGCCCGAAAACGCGGTGGTGATCTGGACTGAATTCAAAGACAGCCCGTTCTACTGCGTCGAGCCTTGGATGGGGCCGCCAAATAGCGCCGAGCACGGCAAAGGCCTACACACAGTCGAGCCAGGCAAGCGGTCCAGCTTTACGGTAGAAATTTCGGTGTAA
- a CDS encoding rhomboid family intramembrane serine protease produces the protein MLYDRPYMRQTPEPAAKQTSAVTTLLFVTIGIFVLQQVLNVSFPGPGGRPNPFLGDWFAFSADNFKALKVWTVVTYAFLHSTETIMHIVGNMLGLYFIGRMLEPLLGKQQFLLLYFSGAVVGALTYLAFHFNGHNTVVGASAAVFALMSFFCMRHPDQPITLLLFFILPVTVKPKWLFWGLLGYSTYSLLFVELPGNAHVAHSAHLGGFLVGVLYFRYVYNKQSPFGAATSKPVIEVPEWFKRRNKTAAQTSYSVNRPTTSTSSADLQKEVDRILDKINASGFGSLEASEKATLDRAKDILGK, from the coding sequence ATGCTCTACGACCGCCCGTATATGCGCCAAACGCCTGAGCCTGCCGCCAAGCAGACCAGCGCAGTAACGACTCTCCTATTTGTGACGATTGGCATCTTTGTGCTCCAACAAGTGCTCAACGTCAGCTTCCCAGGCCCTGGTGGACGTCCCAACCCCTTTCTAGGGGACTGGTTTGCCTTTAGCGCCGATAATTTCAAAGCACTCAAAGTCTGGACCGTTGTCACCTATGCCTTTTTGCACAGCACCGAGACGATCATGCACATCGTCGGCAATATGCTCGGCCTCTACTTTATCGGTCGGATGTTAGAGCCACTTCTGGGCAAGCAGCAATTCCTACTACTGTATTTCAGCGGCGCAGTGGTTGGCGCGCTCACTTATTTGGCTTTTCACTTCAACGGCCATAACACAGTCGTCGGCGCTTCCGCAGCGGTCTTCGCGTTGATGTCCTTTTTCTGCATGCGCCACCCCGACCAACCGATCACCCTGCTCCTCTTCTTTATTCTGCCAGTCACCGTCAAACCGAAATGGCTCTTTTGGGGACTACTGGGCTATTCGACTTATTCGCTGCTGTTCGTCGAACTACCCGGAAATGCGCACGTCGCGCACTCCGCACACCTTGGCGGCTTCCTCGTCGGCGTGCTCTATTTCCGCTACGTTTATAACAAACAGTCACCCTTTGGCGCAGCGACTAGCAAACCCGTCATCGAAGTGCCAGAGTGGTTTAAGCGCCGTAATAAAACCGCCGCACAGACCAGCTACAGCGTCAACCGCCCGACCACCAGCACTAGCAGCGCTGACCTCCAAAAAGAGGTCGACCGTATTTTAGATAAAATCAACGCCTCCGGCTTCGGCTCGCTCGAGGCGAGCGAAAAAGCGACCCTCGACCGCGCAAAAGACATACTCGGCAAATAA